Proteins encoded within one genomic window of Hahella chejuensis KCTC 2396:
- a CDS encoding primosomal protein N' gives MSTSFVVTVALPVPLRRQFDYLPSHPTDLRENYPPGSRVQVPFGRRSLTGVILAISDESELPISRLKPVAKVLDRAPLIPSVILQLCQWVADYYHAPIGEVVFAALPPPLRTANADTDIISSLQETYWGATSLGLSAGNAEHLIKGAKQKQLWGLLLKRKSMLQGDITGLGYSLTQLRALSAKGLIQPHSHIPGGGGAAPQIIEPPQLNQEQQEALNRISSEPDSFRTILLNGVTGSGKTEVYLAWIALALSQRPDSQFLALAPEISLTPQLRQRFALRFGDKVAAYHSALTDKERMRVWINILEGRTQIVIGTRSAVFLPFNDLAGIIVDEEHDSSFKQQDGARYNARDLAILRAKEHSCPIVLGSATPSLESLMNARGGRYESVLLRQRAVNADTPSIRLLDIKSRPLHGGISPPLLEEIKQHLTEQRQVMLFINRRGFSPTLMCVECGWLAECQHCDARLTYHMKAALLRCHHCDSTYSLPTCCPKCKQDSLKAVGAGTERTEEFLETTFPDTPVIRIDRDTTQTKGSLQDKLLQIRSNEPCIIVGTQMLAKGHDFPNLALVGIINADSGLFSSDFRAAEKTAQLLLQVAGRAGRSAVEGKVIIQTLFPSHPLLQAIAAQDYNAICEEELHIREAGRLPPFTSMALIRAEAPLLEAALGGLWSLKESLLELLKFNDGLQIEVHGPFPSVMQRKQNRFHAILWLFAPQKAELRQFLKHWLRYSEGIATPSGFRWLIDVDPLETL, from the coding sequence ATGTCAACCTCTTTCGTAGTAACCGTAGCGCTGCCAGTCCCTCTCCGCCGGCAATTTGACTATCTTCCATCACATCCCACAGATCTCCGGGAAAACTACCCGCCAGGTTCGCGAGTGCAGGTTCCTTTTGGACGCAGGAGTCTGACCGGGGTCATCCTCGCTATATCCGACGAGTCAGAGCTGCCAATATCCCGGCTCAAGCCCGTCGCAAAAGTACTTGATCGCGCACCGTTGATTCCGTCTGTCATTCTCCAGTTATGCCAGTGGGTCGCCGATTACTATCATGCTCCAATCGGGGAGGTGGTATTCGCCGCTCTCCCCCCGCCGCTGCGCACAGCAAACGCCGATACAGATATCATCAGTTCTCTACAGGAGACTTATTGGGGGGCTACCTCGTTGGGCCTCTCCGCCGGCAATGCAGAACACCTGATAAAAGGAGCCAAACAAAAGCAGTTGTGGGGCTTACTATTAAAAAGAAAGTCCATGCTGCAAGGCGATATTACAGGCCTGGGATACTCTCTAACCCAATTGCGCGCCCTTAGCGCAAAAGGGCTGATTCAGCCGCATTCTCATATCCCTGGTGGAGGAGGCGCCGCCCCCCAAATTATTGAGCCGCCGCAGCTCAACCAGGAACAACAGGAAGCCCTCAACAGGATCTCCTCTGAGCCAGATAGCTTCCGTACTATATTGTTGAACGGTGTCACCGGCAGCGGAAAAACGGAAGTCTATTTAGCCTGGATCGCACTCGCTCTCTCCCAGCGCCCTGATAGCCAGTTTCTTGCTCTTGCACCGGAAATATCCCTCACTCCCCAGTTGCGACAACGCTTCGCCTTACGCTTTGGCGACAAAGTGGCCGCCTACCACAGCGCTCTCACTGACAAAGAACGCATGCGCGTGTGGATAAATATTCTTGAGGGGCGGACGCAGATAGTCATTGGGACTCGCTCTGCGGTGTTTCTACCGTTCAATGATCTGGCAGGGATTATTGTGGACGAGGAGCACGACAGCTCATTCAAACAGCAGGATGGCGCCCGTTATAACGCGAGAGACCTTGCCATACTGCGCGCCAAAGAGCACAGCTGCCCTATCGTACTGGGCTCCGCCACCCCTTCACTGGAGTCACTCATGAACGCCCGCGGGGGACGCTATGAATCTGTTCTATTGCGACAACGAGCTGTCAACGCCGACACGCCCAGCATTAGACTGCTGGATATCAAAAGCCGTCCTCTGCATGGCGGCATATCCCCTCCTTTATTAGAGGAGATAAAACAGCACTTGACGGAGCAACGCCAGGTCATGCTTTTCATCAATCGCAGAGGATTCTCCCCTACATTGATGTGTGTCGAGTGTGGGTGGCTGGCCGAATGCCAGCATTGCGACGCCCGTTTGACTTATCACATGAAAGCGGCCCTACTCCGCTGTCATCATTGCGATAGCACATACTCACTCCCAACATGCTGCCCAAAGTGCAAACAAGACTCTCTCAAAGCAGTCGGCGCCGGCACGGAGCGCACCGAGGAGTTCTTGGAAACGACATTTCCTGACACCCCCGTCATTCGCATCGACCGGGATACAACCCAAACCAAAGGCAGCCTTCAGGATAAGCTCCTTCAAATTCGCAGCAATGAACCCTGTATTATTGTCGGCACTCAAATGTTGGCGAAAGGGCACGACTTTCCCAACCTGGCGTTAGTCGGAATTATTAACGCCGACAGTGGATTATTCAGCAGCGACTTCAGAGCGGCGGAAAAAACGGCGCAGTTATTACTGCAGGTGGCGGGTAGAGCGGGACGCTCCGCCGTGGAAGGCAAAGTCATCATTCAAACCCTATTCCCGAGCCACCCTTTACTCCAAGCCATCGCCGCCCAGGATTACAACGCTATTTGCGAGGAAGAGCTGCACATTCGCGAAGCAGGCAGGCTACCGCCCTTTACAAGTATGGCGCTGATTCGGGCGGAGGCCCCCCTGCTGGAGGCTGCGTTGGGCGGACTCTGGTCGCTAAAAGAATCTCTTCTGGAACTTCTGAAGTTTAATGACGGTTTGCAAATAGAGGTTCACGGCCCCTTCCCTAGCGTGATGCAGCGAAAACAGAACCGTTTCCACGCAATCCTGTGGCTATTCGCTCCTCAAAAAGCAGAGTTGCGACAGTTTCTGAAGCATTGGCTACGATATAGTGAAGGGATAGCGACGCCATCCGGTTTTAGATGGCTGATTGACGTCGATCCGTTGGAAACGCTATAG
- a CDS encoding SPOR domain-containing protein, giving the protein MSKKAATKQPEKKISPWVWFINLGLAAAFLYFLFYLNSVPATKLNTGIPSSATAQTSKPNSSANVAKTATKESDEPRFKFYDMLPETEVVAPKVEAYTPKKSNEAIIYMLQTGSFREFDDAEKQRATIGFQGLKAQVEEVKLSSENVWYRVQVGPFSSRSKMNSAMDRLVAINIQPLVKKQKREN; this is encoded by the coding sequence ATGAGTAAAAAAGCCGCTACAAAGCAACCTGAAAAGAAAATTTCACCTTGGGTCTGGTTTATCAACCTGGGTTTGGCCGCCGCCTTTCTCTATTTTCTGTTTTACTTGAACTCTGTGCCTGCAACCAAGTTAAACACAGGAATTCCTTCCTCCGCGACAGCGCAGACATCCAAACCCAACTCTTCCGCCAATGTCGCCAAGACAGCAACCAAAGAGTCGGACGAACCACGTTTCAAGTTCTACGACATGCTTCCGGAGACGGAAGTCGTGGCCCCCAAAGTGGAAGCCTATACGCCCAAAAAATCCAACGAGGCAATTATCTATATGCTGCAAACAGGCTCTTTCAGAGAGTTTGACGATGCGGAAAAACAGCGCGCCACCATTGGGTTTCAGGGCTTAAAAGCCCAAGTGGAAGAAGTTAAGCTTTCCAGTGAAAATGTTTGGTATAGAGTACAAGTCGGCCCATTTTCGTCACGATCAAAAATGAACAGCGCCATGGACCGCTTGGTCGCCATCAACATTCAACCCCTGGTGAAGAAACAAAAGCGGGAGAATTAA
- the hslV gene encoding ATP-dependent protease subunit HslV, with protein MTTIVSVRRDGKVAMGGDGQVSLGNTVMKGNARKVRRLYHNKVIAGFAGGTADAFTLFERFEAQLEKHQGNLVRAAVELAKDWRTDRALRRLEALLAVADNKASLIITGNGDVIEPENSLIAIGSGGPYAQAAARALLENTELEASDIVKKSLVIAGDICVFTNQNLTLEEIDGTQTPSTV; from the coding sequence ATGACCACCATTGTTTCAGTCCGTAGAGACGGTAAGGTCGCCATGGGCGGCGACGGCCAGGTATCCCTGGGCAATACAGTTATGAAGGGGAACGCCCGCAAAGTGCGCCGCCTCTACCACAATAAAGTAATCGCCGGTTTCGCTGGCGGCACAGCTGACGCATTTACATTGTTTGAGCGTTTTGAAGCCCAGTTGGAAAAACATCAGGGCAATCTCGTCAGAGCCGCCGTTGAACTCGCCAAAGACTGGCGAACCGATCGCGCCTTGCGCCGCCTGGAAGCCCTATTGGCGGTCGCCGACAATAAAGCTTCATTGATCATCACCGGCAACGGCGACGTCATAGAACCAGAGAATAGCTTGATAGCCATTGGTTCCGGCGGCCCCTATGCTCAAGCTGCGGCGCGCGCGCTACTTGAAAATACAGAGCTTGAAGCGTCCGATATCGTTAAGAAGAGCCTGGTAATAGCGGGGGACATCTGCGTTTTCACCAACCAGAACCTGACGCTGGAAGAAATTGACGGGACTCAGACTCCCTCCACTGTGTAA